A genomic segment from Vagococcus zengguangii encodes:
- a CDS encoding ABC transporter ATP-binding protein: MTKELIRLENLSKHFPIKKRLGRVTETLKAVDHVSFSINQGETLGLVGESGSGKTTLGRTILQLEQATSGELYFDGIEMTELNTKEKRALQQRMQIIFQDPYASLNPKRTALEQVIEPLSLQFDKQEARQRATDMLAKVGIEGEAIHKYPREFSGGQRQRIGIARAVVMEPDFILCDEPISALDVSIQAQIINLLVDLQASLGLTYLFISHDLSMVRYISDRIAVMYLGKLVELGPTDKIFNEPQHAYTKKLLSAIPVADPDLATQAFNSQQQTQLNKETISNQGNWTEVSLGHFVLKEEI; this comes from the coding sequence ATGACTAAAGAACTTATTCGCTTAGAGAATCTAAGCAAACATTTTCCAATCAAAAAAAGACTAGGACGCGTAACCGAAACCTTGAAAGCGGTAGACCATGTATCTTTTAGCATCAATCAAGGGGAAACACTTGGACTAGTCGGCGAATCAGGTAGCGGTAAAACCACACTGGGGCGCACGATTTTACAATTAGAACAAGCAACCTCGGGGGAGCTTTATTTTGACGGAATCGAAATGACTGAGTTAAACACGAAAGAAAAACGTGCGTTACAACAACGTATGCAAATTATTTTTCAGGACCCCTACGCTTCACTTAACCCTAAGCGTACCGCTTTAGAGCAAGTAATCGAGCCATTAAGCTTACAGTTTGATAAACAAGAAGCTAGGCAACGGGCGACTGATATGTTGGCAAAAGTCGGGATTGAGGGCGAGGCTATTCACAAGTATCCACGCGAATTTAGTGGCGGACAACGACAACGAATCGGGATTGCCCGTGCCGTTGTTATGGAACCAGATTTTATTTTGTGTGATGAACCCATTTCAGCTCTAGATGTCTCAATCCAAGCACAGATTATTAATTTACTCGTAGATTTACAAGCTTCACTCGGGCTAACTTACTTATTTATATCGCATGATTTATCAATGGTACGCTATATTTCAGATCGTATCGCGGTGATGTATCTTGGAAAATTGGTTGAATTAGGACCGACAGATAAAATTTTTAACGAACCGCAACATGCGTATACGAAAAAGTTATTATCAGCAATTCCCGTTGCGGATCCTGATTTGGCTACCCAAGCCTTTAATTCTCAACAACAAACACAACTAAATAAAGAAACGATTTCAAATCAAGGTAATTGGACCGAGGTTAGTCTTGGCCATTTTGTCTTAAAGGAGGAAATTTAG
- a CDS encoding ABC transporter substrate-binding protein has translation MKKKFLGLSAATVLGLLVLTACGNNDEKDTSKATNDKDTFTYAISGDPTSLNPINVSDRWGLTATNMVYSPLARIEEDGTLKYELADSMETTDGGKSVTVHLKENVKWSDGEKFNADDVVFTYENKVLKENGNADSLWVGDQPIETEKVDDYTVKFNFPEVSAAAANNIATETYIMPEHLYEGQEEIDFSGSELADGNVVGTGPYSLKEYKRGEYMQFEANEHYYGGKPSVKNITLRIISNADTTKVALQKGEVDASMVLPSDIEDLEKNDLATYAYSENRVGYMGLNLNSDKLKDQKVRQAIFFALNKDDMNKAAYLSEEFYNTPNTILPPNNPFATTDVETYAQDVEKAKQLLSEAGVTDLKINLAYGSDNPEQTLQATLIQQQLQAVGINVELAGGDAAAIFTELRNPGSTKYDMFLGGYIMGNDPDLYSALYKSGAGANYFNYASEKADKLFEQGAVELDESKRKEIYAELQATINNDAVVYPIVDNKKILAASKNIQGIEDARLVPIYSFEDLSKISIK, from the coding sequence ATGAAGAAAAAGTTTTTAGGGTTATCAGCTGCCACAGTCTTAGGGTTATTGGTATTAACTGCATGTGGCAACAACGATGAAAAAGATACATCAAAAGCAACTAACGACAAAGATACGTTTACATATGCCATTAGTGGCGATCCAACTTCTTTAAACCCAATTAATGTGAGCGACCGTTGGGGCTTAACCGCTACTAACATGGTCTATTCACCACTTGCGCGTATCGAAGAAGATGGCACTTTAAAATATGAATTGGCGGACAGCATGGAAACTACCGACGGCGGTAAATCAGTGACTGTTCACCTTAAAGAAAATGTGAAATGGTCAGATGGCGAAAAATTCAACGCCGATGACGTAGTGTTCACTTATGAAAATAAAGTCTTAAAAGAAAACGGAAACGCTGATTCTTTATGGGTAGGTGACCAACCTATCGAAACTGAAAAAGTGGATGATTATACAGTCAAATTCAACTTCCCAGAAGTTAGCGCCGCAGCAGCGAACAACATTGCAACTGAAACTTACATTATGCCCGAACACTTATATGAAGGCCAAGAAGAGATCGATTTTTCAGGTTCTGAATTAGCCGACGGGAACGTGGTTGGAACTGGCCCTTACTCATTAAAAGAATACAAGCGTGGCGAGTACATGCAATTTGAAGCAAACGAACATTACTATGGTGGCAAACCAAGTGTTAAAAACATCACACTACGCATTATCTCAAATGCTGACACAACTAAAGTTGCCTTACAAAAAGGTGAAGTTGATGCCTCTATGGTATTACCAAGTGATATCGAAGATTTAGAAAAAAATGACTTAGCAACTTACGCTTATAGTGAAAACCGTGTGGGTTACATGGGCTTAAACTTAAATTCTGACAAATTAAAAGATCAAAAAGTTCGCCAAGCTATCTTCTTTGCGTTAAATAAAGACGACATGAACAAAGCCGCTTACTTATCTGAAGAATTTTATAACACACCAAACACTATCTTGCCTCCAAACAATCCATTTGCAACAACTGATGTGGAAACTTACGCGCAAGATGTAGAAAAAGCAAAACAACTATTATCTGAAGCTGGCGTAACTGATTTAAAAATCAATTTAGCTTACGGTTCAGATAATCCAGAGCAAACATTACAAGCAACATTAATTCAACAACAATTACAGGCCGTTGGCATTAACGTTGAATTAGCTGGTGGTGATGCTGCTGCAATTTTTACTGAATTAAGAAACCCTGGTTCTACTAAGTACGACATGTTCTTAGGTGGTTATATCATGGGGAACGATCCTGATTTATACTCTGCTCTATACAAATCAGGTGCCGGTGCTAACTACTTTAACTACGCAAGTGAAAAAGCAGATAAACTATTCGAACAAGGTGCTGTTGAATTAGACGAAAGCAAACGTAAAGAAATTTATGCTGAATTACAAGCAACGATTAACAATGACGCCGTTGTCTATCCAATCGTGGATAACAAAAAAATACTAGCCGCTAGCAAAAACATTCAAGGAATTGAAGACGCACGTCTAGTTCCAATCTATTCATTTGAAGATTTATCAAAAATCTCAATTAAATAA
- a CDS encoding OsmC family protein has translation MSQETLELVQGAKGMELPLAQGNWVLLREEGYSPVQSLVAATGACGAYVYQSVLENSKIPYTFHKVTITYDRDMEQAPNPISAISMTFHVTVEESLQDRATRALRLVSKHCPVIQSLNPTIDIEELVEFI, from the coding sequence ATGAGTCAAGAAACATTAGAATTAGTTCAAGGAGCTAAAGGCATGGAGTTACCTTTAGCACAAGGAAATTGGGTGTTATTACGTGAAGAAGGTTATTCCCCTGTTCAAAGCTTAGTCGCAGCAACTGGCGCTTGCGGGGCGTATGTTTACCAAAGCGTTTTAGAAAATTCTAAAATCCCTTATACATTTCATAAAGTAACCATTACTTACGATCGTGATATGGAACAAGCTCCAAACCCCATCTCAGCTATTAGCATGACCTTTCATGTAACCGTTGAAGAAAGCTTACAAGACCGTGCAACACGTGCATTACGTTTAGTTTCAAAACATTGCCCGGTTATTCAATCATTAAACCCAACCATCGACATTGAAGAATTAGTTGAATTTATCTAA
- a CDS encoding ABC transporter permease, whose protein sequence is MIKYILKRLLQLIPLLLVISFIVFFLIHLAPYDAIDAIVTPNMSAETVELMKQRYGLDQPFLVQYVKWLTEIFKGNMGFSLLNQQSISAELATRIPNTMKLVIPAYITALILAMVLGLLAAANKNKWLDKIIDGLCSIGIATPTFWFAMILIYFLGYKLNLLPIIGMYTIGQDASFGDFFKHFFMPYLVLTVAFFPDLTRYIRTSALSQLNEDYVTVQQAFGATKKEIFMKHISRNVLIPVVTQIGQALPMLVTGAIITESIFGWPGVGPYMMTATKALDYPVIMAIMLLSATLVIVGNLLSDVLYRLVDPRIRQTGGGN, encoded by the coding sequence ATGATTAAATATATTCTCAAACGATTATTGCAACTAATTCCGCTCTTATTAGTTATTTCTTTTATCGTTTTCTTTTTAATCCATCTAGCACCTTATGATGCGATTGATGCGATTGTCACCCCTAACATGTCCGCCGAAACAGTTGAATTAATGAAGCAACGCTACGGACTTGATCAACCCTTCTTAGTTCAATACGTGAAGTGGCTAACTGAAATTTTTAAAGGTAATATGGGCTTTTCTTTACTTAACCAACAAAGTATTTCAGCTGAATTAGCGACACGTATTCCTAATACGATGAAATTAGTCATCCCTGCTTATATCACAGCCTTAATTTTAGCGATGGTCCTTGGTTTATTAGCGGCTGCAAACAAAAATAAGTGGTTGGATAAAATCATTGACGGCTTATGCTCTATCGGGATTGCGACACCAACTTTTTGGTTTGCGATGATTTTAATTTATTTCTTAGGTTACAAATTAAACTTATTACCGATTATCGGGATGTATACAATTGGGCAAGATGCTAGCTTTGGTGACTTTTTCAAACATTTCTTCATGCCCTACTTAGTATTAACCGTTGCTTTCTTCCCAGACTTAACTCGCTACATTCGTACGTCAGCATTATCGCAATTAAATGAAGATTACGTGACGGTTCAACAAGCCTTTGGTGCAACTAAAAAAGAAATTTTTATGAAGCATATTAGTCGTAATGTCTTAATTCCGGTTGTCACTCAAATTGGGCAAGCCTTGCCGATGCTAGTGACGGGTGCGATTATTACTGAAAGTATCTTCGGATGGCCCGGTGTCGGTCCTTATATGATGACAGCCACCAAAGCCTTAGATTATCCCGTTATAATGGCAATCATGTTACTATCCGCGACATTAGTCATCGTAGGGAATTTATTATCTGATGTGCTATATCGTTTGGTTGACCCTCGTATTCGTCAAACAGGAGGTGGCAACTAA
- a CDS encoding ABC transporter ATP-binding protein → MTNIVSIKQLTVSTNKKNQAPTELIHAIDLRFTKGKITGVVGESGSGKSLTMKAIMNILPESLVADMASFRFNDEPVDFHKRLPASMIFQDPMTALNPLRTIGYHLVEVIQRFQKVPKKQALKLAEAELEKVGITYPAKRLKQYPHELSGGMRQRVMIAMALLAKPELLIADEPTTALDVTIQAQILALIKDIQAQENLSMILVSHDFGIIAGMCEEIKVMYQGEIVEEGLTTEVFNNPQHLYTKELLKAIPNGNKSDKLYAIDHQALQQRMNQPHHFESISATHRYLALNPEVAYD, encoded by the coding sequence ATGACGAATATTGTATCAATTAAACAACTTACTGTTAGCACTAACAAAAAAAATCAAGCGCCAACTGAACTGATTCACGCGATTGATTTACGTTTTACTAAAGGAAAAATCACCGGTGTAGTGGGTGAATCTGGTAGCGGCAAAAGTTTAACAATGAAAGCTATCATGAATATTTTGCCAGAAAGTTTAGTAGCAGATATGGCCTCATTTCGTTTTAATGATGAGCCGGTTGATTTCCATAAACGCTTACCTGCTTCAATGATTTTCCAAGATCCAATGACGGCTCTAAATCCTTTACGTACGATTGGTTATCATTTAGTTGAAGTTATCCAACGTTTTCAAAAAGTTCCAAAAAAACAGGCATTGAAATTGGCCGAAGCTGAACTTGAAAAGGTTGGGATTACTTATCCAGCGAAACGTTTGAAGCAGTACCCGCATGAATTGTCAGGTGGTATGCGTCAACGGGTGATGATCGCGATGGCTCTGTTAGCAAAACCTGAATTGTTAATTGCTGACGAACCAACAACCGCGCTGGATGTGACCATTCAAGCACAAATTTTAGCTTTAATTAAAGACATTCAAGCTCAAGAAAACTTGTCAATGATTTTAGTCAGTCATGACTTTGGCATTATCGCTGGCATGTGTGAAGAAATTAAAGTGATGTATCAAGGAGAAATTGTTGAAGAAGGGTTAACAACAGAGGTTTTCAACAATCCACAACATTTATATACTAAAGAATTGTTAAAAGCCATTCCTAACGGCAACAAATCAGATAAACTATATGCAATTGATCATCAAGCATTACAACAACGGATGAACCAACCGCATCATTTTGAGTCCATCAGCGCGACTCATCGTTACTTAGCACTCAATCCGGAGGTGGCTTATGACTAA
- a CDS encoding ABC transporter permease: MFNIKRLKKVLANSPTYWLAIVFLTFLILLSLAAPFIPIDPNKTDVSNMSAMPSLEHLFGTDEVGRDYFIRVIHGGRISLLVGVLAMIASTFIGTVIGLVSGYFGGLIDSILMRIVDILSSIPWMVLVIVLSVFLKPGLVTIIIVIGCFSWMSTARLVRAETLSAKEREYVVYADFIGIKPLKIITRHILPNVLPTLIIAATMNISGAIMTESALSFLGVGIQQPMASWGSLLQNAQSSLQRAPHMAVLPGLFIILTVYSFNTLGNFLRDVASVEEA, from the coding sequence ATGTTTAACATCAAACGTCTAAAAAAAGTGTTAGCTAACTCGCCTACATACTGGCTTGCGATTGTATTCTTAACCTTTTTAATTTTACTGAGTTTAGCTGCTCCCTTTATCCCAATCGATCCTAATAAAACAGACGTCAGTAACATGTCGGCAATGCCAAGTTTAGAGCATCTTTTCGGGACTGATGAAGTTGGACGTGACTATTTTATCCGCGTTATTCACGGTGGACGAATTTCGTTGCTAGTTGGGGTTCTAGCGATGATTGCTTCTACCTTTATCGGGACGGTTATTGGTTTAGTTTCTGGGTATTTTGGTGGTTTAATCGACAGCATCTTAATGCGTATAGTTGACATTCTTTCAAGTATTCCTTGGATGGTGCTAGTCATTGTCCTAAGTGTTTTTCTAAAACCTGGACTAGTTACGATTATTATTGTCATTGGGTGTTTCTCATGGATGTCGACCGCGCGTTTAGTACGTGCAGAAACTTTATCTGCAAAAGAACGCGAGTATGTGGTGTACGCTGATTTTATCGGCATTAAACCACTTAAAATTATTACCCGCCACATTTTGCCAAACGTCTTACCAACCTTAATTATTGCAGCAACCATGAATATTTCTGGCGCCATTATGACCGAATCAGCCTTAAGCTTCTTAGGAGTTGGGATTCAACAACCGATGGCATCTTGGGGAAGTTTATTACAAAACGCTCAAAGTAGTCTCCAACGTGCCCCACATATGGCAGTTTTACCAGGTCTCTTTATTATTTTAACCGTCTATTCATTTAATACATTAGGCAACTTCTTACGTGATGTTGCGTCAGTTGAGGAGGCTTAA